A DNA window from Pseudomonas tohonis contains the following coding sequences:
- a CDS encoding L,D-transpeptidase family protein gives MRWLLLAFIFCFTSLSHASAAPSLEGKGIDKVLVVKSERKLLLMNRGNILKSYRISLGKQPKGPKLREGDQRTPEGFYWIDWRKTSDKYNLAMHISYPNARDSLQARQKGVPAGGMIMIHGTPLDEEYPEWYFHTLDWTEGCIAMKNADMREIWSLVKDGTLIEIRP, from the coding sequence ATGCGCTGGTTGCTCCTTGCCTTCATCTTTTGCTTTACCTCCCTGTCCCACGCCAGCGCCGCCCCCAGCCTCGAAGGCAAGGGCATCGACAAGGTGCTGGTGGTCAAATCCGAGCGCAAGTTGTTGCTGATGAACCGCGGCAACATCCTCAAGAGCTACCGCATCTCCCTGGGCAAGCAGCCCAAGGGGCCGAAACTGCGCGAAGGCGACCAGCGCACGCCCGAGGGCTTCTACTGGATCGACTGGCGCAAGACCAGCGACAAGTACAACCTGGCGATGCACATCTCCTACCCCAATGCCCGCGACTCCCTGCAGGCGCGCCAGAAGGGCGTGCCCGCCGGGGGCATGATCATGATCCACGGCACCCCGCTGGACGAGGAATACCCCGAGTGGTACTTCCACACCCTGGACTGGACCGAGGGCTGCATCGCCATGAAGAACGCCGACATGCGCGAGATATGGAGCCTGGTGAAGGACGGCACGCTGATCGAGATCCGCCCCTGA
- a CDS encoding YqfO family protein produces the protein MYKLCFYVPESHLEPVKKAVFAAGGGRIGAYDSCCWQSLGQGQFRPLAEADPFIGEVGRVEHVSEWKVEMVVADELIHDAVRALKQTHPYETPAYEVWRLSDLVF, from the coding sequence ATGTACAAGCTGTGCTTCTACGTTCCGGAGTCCCACCTCGAGCCGGTCAAGAAAGCGGTCTTCGCGGCGGGTGGTGGCCGAATCGGTGCCTATGACAGTTGCTGCTGGCAGAGCCTGGGCCAGGGCCAGTTCCGCCCGCTGGCCGAAGCCGACCCCTTCATCGGCGAGGTGGGCCGGGTGGAGCATGTGTCCGAGTGGAAGGTGGAGATGGTCGTCGCCGACGAGCTGATCCACGATGCCGTGCGCGCCCTCAAGCAGACGCACCCCTATGAGACGCCGGCCTATGAGGTCTGGCGCCTGTCCGACCTGGTGTTCTGA
- a CDS encoding CDGSH iron-sulfur domain-containing protein, which produces MPASGSTDDAGERPLPDTGEGASLPEVRRVEPGANLLLCRCGHSPRLPDCPGDCRQGLSLHIERQQLLILCRCGLSQRLPYCDGSHAPAAPSLKDKWRRFWQGG; this is translated from the coding sequence ATGCCCGCGTCTGGGTCGACTGACGACGCCGGCGAGCGCCCGCTTCCGGACACGGGGGAGGGCGCTTCGCTACCGGAGGTGCGCCGGGTCGAACCCGGCGCCAACCTCCTGCTTTGCCGCTGCGGGCACTCGCCCCGGCTTCCCGATTGCCCAGGCGACTGCCGACAGGGCCTCTCGCTTCACATCGAACGCCAGCAACTGCTCATCCTCTGCCGCTGCGGCCTGTCGCAACGCTTGCCGTATTGCGATGGCAGCCACGCCCCCGCCGCGCCTTCGCTGAAGGACAAGTGGCGTCGGTTCTGGCAGGGCGGCTGA